GATTCCTCTACGCTCGATGAGCGCACTGAGCGATATGTGAATTCATGTCCAATTCCTTTCCGTCCATCAGCACCTTCAACAAAAACAGGATCAGATATACCGCAACCATCTTTTCCCAAACCACCGGCCCCGCTCCATCCCATCTTACGAAGAAGTTGATTGCCTAAATTTGTTTCTTGCAATTTTGGTGATTGGTAATACGTTGATTTTATAAGATTACTTTTTGAAATCGTAGATACACTTTCATGATACTTTATTagatcttttttataaataatcccTTGGGAGTATTTGAGCAGCTCGAAAGCTGAGGCTGCCGTATTTTGTTTGCAAACTTTTTGATTTGGACCTGATCCATGcgctatataaatattatcaataaaaacgtCCATATGAAtctcattattaataaaaccttTATCTATGTAATAGATTTGACGTTTACATTTCTGGACGCTTTCCTGTAAAATACTTATGGGGTTCGAATTATCGTCTTTTTCGTTGATGTATAAAATCAAACCACTCACTAATTCATCACTATTATCCGgtttttgaattaaatctttgaaattttcCCGCACGATAACATCACCATCGATGgctaaacataaataatttaattt
The nucleotide sequence above comes from Hydra vulgaris chromosome 09, alternate assembly HydraT2T_AEP. Encoded proteins:
- the LOC100213376 gene encoding NF-kappa-B-repressing factor, whose translation is MGEEYLGIPRLMWEADHEWRARKAFIDTNKHHYNGDHLASLSMSWANWRFMGCSYGPEVQEILTDCNTRVPREIEEEIDMLIEIATPKVKFVKASNENLGTRTGPPSQAIDGDVIVRENFKDLIQKPDNSDELVSGLILYINEKDDNSNPISILQESVQKCKRQIYYIDKGFINNEIHMDVFIDNIYIAHGSGPNQKVCKQNTAASAFELLKYSQGIIYKKDLIKYHESVSTISKSNLIKSTYYQSPKLQETNLGNQLLRKMGWSGAGGLGKDGCGISDPVFVEGADGRKGIGHEFTYRSVRSSSVEESLLSFLHDSSKNEIRFSSDLTKEDRALVHRLCQKYHLKHRSFGKEGDRYLLVSKIGNIF